GAGGAAGAAGATCCTGGTCGGCCTGGCGCGGACGGGCATCGGCATCGCCGTTGGCGTCACCTTCGGCCTCTCCTGGGGCCTGCTGTACGGTCCGGCACAGCAATCGGGCGAGTGGTGGATCGTCACCTATTACGCCCTGCTGTTGCCCATTCGCATGGGTGAATGGTACCTGCTGTTATGGCTGTTCTTCGATCGTGGGCAGCGCAACCGGGGCCGGATGCTGAAATACGCCGCGCTGGGAACCGGCTTGTCCTACGGGCTGGACTTCCTGGCCGTGGCCGCCGCCCTGGTGGTTCCCGGGGGCATGTGGATCTGCTAGTTTTCCCCGTTGCCTCTCTGGAATCGGCTGCGGTAGGATACGCCGACCAGCGCGCCCACGAGAGGCTTACTACTACACGCGTAGTATATGAAGAGCGAGCGCCAGCATCGTGAGGACATCTGCCGCTTCGGCAAGATGATCCACGAACGCGGCTTCGTCGCCGCCACCGATGGCAATCTCTCCGTCCGTCTGGACCACGACGCCATCCTTTCCACGCCCACGGCCATGAGCAAGGGCATGATGGAGCCGGAAGACCTGGTGGTGGTGGACATGCAGGGTAAGAAGGTCATCGGGCGCCGCAATGTCTCCAGCGAAATCGCCATGCACCTGCTGATTTACCGGCTGCGGCCGGACGTGAAAGGCATCGTGCACGCGCATCCGCCCACGGCCACGGGTTACGCTGCCGCCGGCATCCCGCTGAATCAGGCGTTGATCTCGGAGATTGTGCTGGCGCTGGGATGCATCCCCATCGCCCAGTACGGCACGCCGGGGACA
This portion of the Terriglobales bacterium genome encodes:
- a CDS encoding class II aldolase/adducin family protein — encoded protein: MKSERQHREDICRFGKMIHERGFVAATDGNLSVRLDHDAILSTPTAMSKGMMEPEDLVVVDMQGKKVIGRRNVSSEIAMHLLIYRLRPDVKGIVHAHPPTATGYAAAGIPLNQALISEIVLALGCIPIAQYGTPGTPELTEALEPLVPQYDAILMANHGVVTYGENLLRAYMKMETVEHFARIALVAHQLGRQQLLSQEDVSKLMVAREKYEGVSSAAAMAPGCPVTASDVAAAPTPGSGKPPERITVTREELAAIVEDAMRHSKRRW